The DNA sequence GTGGTTCCGCTTGCCTCCTCTCAGCCGCTGCAGCCAGACTCCTGGGGCCCAGGAGAACCGCGGAGGCAGCGCAGGCGGGGCTAATCCAGAGCCCCGCCCCGGTCCCACCAAGAGCTGCGCTGCCCCGGCACCTCCGAAAGCGAGCAAAGGATTCACGCGTGACTGGGCTACGTGCCAAGAGTACTGGACCGGGAGGTTGCAGAACCGGAGCCGAAGATATGACTAGATCAGGCAGCACCCACCGAGTGCGCTCACCTTGGTGGGCGGTGAGTGAGGAGACGAGAGATGCTGCTGGCGATCGTGAGGTCCTAGGAGTGCACCGCGTCCAGACGCCTGGATCCACTTCCCACCGCCGCCCCCACCCTCCGTGAACAGCTGACCCGGTCCCTAGCCACGTGGGTGGCCCCCACTCCCCAAACAGGTCGGATTCTGAGTTCCAGCCAGTCCTTCTATCTAAATGGTTTCAAGTACAGGTTTATTCAAAGACAGAGAGCCCCTCTAGGGCGCGGTCCAACCAAGACGGGTGTGTCTGGCGGTGCTCCCTCCTGCCGTGTTCTGCTGACCCCTGGCGGTCGAGCAGGCCAAGGAACCGATTAGGTCTGGCCCTCCCCAGTCCACTGTCATCCTGTCTATCCAGCCAAAGACAGGAGCGCTCCCGTGGGCAGCTCTGACGCTTAAGGACTTTGTAGAGTAGGGAACCAGAAGCTGGCCTCTTAGATCAAATGTCCAGGAAAGAGATCCAAGAGACCAAGAGAATTATCAGGGGGTACCCGGGAATATGTTCTTGCAGGTGATTAGATGAGTCGGTAAGGCTTGGGTATCGTGAAAGATGACAAAGATTCTGGGCTGCTGAAGGCAGTCTACAGCGCTGTCGAAGCGAAGCACCTGACCGGAGGCCCTCAATGGAGGTGCCTTCAGACCGCGGGAGCCCTGTCCATAGTCACCGGTCAGCACCTGTGCCACAAACACTGCCTTGTGACCTTCTGCGTTGGGAGGCGAGTAGCGATCCAGCACCGACATAGAGGCACGCTTGGCGAAGTACACGCCCTGTCCGTAGAGTGTACCTACAGGACAGGACAGGTGAGTCACCAAGGTGAGGGTCATCAGGGTTAGCATGGCCTGCGTCCCTGCCTGGCACAGGCCTTACCGTTTCGGCCACAGAAACTGCGGTTGAAGCCATGCGCACAGATGTCGAGCACTGCAGACTCTGAAGTGCCGTGGTAGAGGACCTGCTCCACTGGGCGTTGCTGGCAGCTCTGCATTAAACGCTCCCGATGCAGCTGGTACTGCTGCTGCAGCAATGGGTGTGACACACGTTCTACCTGCCAAGTGCATGGTAGTTGGGGTGAAGTTATTTGGAATCTATCCCTACAACAGCCAGAAGAGAGCTGAACTCAGCACTCTAGTGGAAGGAAGAATTTAGGATTTACATGAAAACTTGAAAGCCCACCATCCTGCTCTGTCTAGAGGAATACAGTGACTGTCTCCATGGGATGAGTGACACTAGAGGGCTAGCTTCCAAGAAGGCCTAACTCCTCCAGAGAGCCCTGCAGGTGGGtagaccccccaccccactcacctAAACTTAGGAGCAACAATCAGGCTTCAACAGTAAAAAGCCAAGCCAGGAGCCTGTATTGCCTCTCAGCATTAGAAGACTCAGACAACAGAGAAGACCTCAGCCAACCAACCCGTTCCTGATGGGGAAAAAACTCAGGGTTTCAAACAGAGATTTAAAGAAACACTAACTGGCTTTTTAGGAGGCAGACGATtaccacattcataaaacaaaactaccTGCTATGAAAAGAATCTGGACATCAGAAACAGGACATTTAGGATGAGATTTCAAGGCTGGAGGTACAGTGGGGAGGACAGAGCGCTTGCTTAGCAagtggaatggatccccaggataaaaaaggaaagggaaaagccgggggtggcacacacctttaatctcagcactctggaggcagaggaaggcagatctcttgaattggaggccagcctggtctacagagggagttccgggacagccagggctacacagagaaaccctgtcttgaaaaaattatagatagatagatagatagatagatagatagatagatagatagaagaaatagcggaggaagagaaggaaggggaggaggaggaagagaaggaggaaaggatcaCTGAGCTAATTCTGTTCATGGGCCAGATAATGAAGTGGTTAGAGCTACGCCAACTATGAGTACATTCGACTATGTGGTACTCTAGATGGATCTAAGAAACTGGTGCTGAGAGCAGAGCTAAGAGACAACAGGAAGCAACCCTGAGAGGACAGGCAAGAACATGAAGCAGGCAGAGGCAACCCTGAGAGGACAGGCAAGAACATGAAGCAGGCAGAGACCAAGCTCCGCTTCCTAAGAAGGTGGTGCTTCTGGGAGCAAAGTGGAAGACGTGTCCCTGAGCTGGAGGCCATTAACACCAGATGGAGAGAACCATGAAGTGCCAGCCAAGGACGTTGGGAAAGACATGCCCCTGGCACCTAGCAGAAAACCATAGCTTATAAAgcgaagaaggagaaggaggaggaggaggaggaggaggaggaggaggaggaggaggaggaggaggaggaNNNNNNNNNNNNNNNNNNNNNNNNNNNNNNNNNNNNNNNNNNNNNNNNNNNNNNNNNNNNNNNNNNNNNNNNNNNNNNNNNNNNNNNNNNNNNNNNNNNNNNNNNNNNNNNNNNNNNNNNNNNNNNNNNNNNNNNNNNNNNNNNNNNNNNNNNNNgaagaagaagaagaagaagaagaagaagaagaagaagaagaagaagaagaagaagaagaagaagaagaagaagaagaagaagaagaagaaaaacctttGCAAGTAAACACGTGCACACCAAGGTCACTATGCAAGTACAAACGGGAAGAAATTCCACCCTGGGTTTCTCAGTGCCAATCCCAGATGTTGGCAAAGCAtcaaacatggggctggagagacagcccagcagttaggagtgcatactgctcttgcagaggacccaagtttggtccccagcacccatatcaggtaactcacaactgcctgtaattccagctccagagggaacCGAGGACTCCCCGGTCACCTGCATTCGTGTGCACAGAATCCtccaccccatccacccactcgTGACCTCACCatgaaatttttttcatcttaaaaaaatcCAATGATTGTTCTAACTTTCCaagaagtgggggaggaggagtaCTATAGGATGACCCGGAAAGATAAGGTCACTGCTGTGCAAACCTAGAACCTGAATTCAGGCCCAGAACCCACCCACATAAAGATGGGAGAAGAGCAATGTCTtcataaaatctgaaaaaaaaaaaaaaagattgaatctAAACACTATATCCCAGCCAAGATAATAAAACAAGTGAGGACATATTAGTAAATGAAAGACTGTgcaaaatttacatttatatcaAGTTAGAGCTAGGTgtagtggctcacgcctttaactccagcactgggaaggcagaggaggaggactctctgtgggttcgaggccagcctggttttacacagtgagttccaggacagccagagctccacagTGCGACCCTGTCTCggataaaatagaataaaattagaTTTGTGAAACAGTCCTCTAGTTATAAAAGGCtatgggtgggctggtgagatggctcagcgggtaagagcacctgactgctcttccaaaggtacagagttcaaatcccagcaaccacatggtggctcaaaccttccttaacgagatctgactccctcttctggtgtgtctgaagatagctacagtgtacttacatataataaataaataaaaaaatcttaaaaaaaaaaaaaaaggctatggGTTtacttttgggtttttgagacacagtcttgttCTCAACCCCAGACATCATTATGTAAACCAGCCTCAAACTTTCAGGTATCCCCCAGCCTCAACCTCTCCAGTGCCTGGACTACAAGCATTTACCACTACACCCAGTTGTTACTGTAACTTAAAACTCAAGAGACGCGCACTACCCACTCACTGGTGCCCCTACGCAGCAGCAGTGTCTGCACATCAGGGTGGCAAGGGGTCAGCTTGCCCAGAAGTCAAGCATGACCCAGAAGAAACAAGGgacagttttggtttttgttttttaattacaaaagaaGACACTAAATCCCCGAATAGTCTCTCATCCAGTGTcgctttttattttgttgcttctttctGAGATATAACCTCATGTACCTCAGGCTAGCCTCGATCTGAGGATGGCCTCATCCTCCTGGTCCTCACTGCTGGGAtgctgtgccaccacaccctgctgttcacggctgggaactgaacccagggctctctGAATGCTGGGAAGCCCtgtaccagctgagctacatgcTTAGTCTACCACACTGGCTTGTAAGGGGTCTTGTTTTATGTGTCTGCTTTGCTCTTCCCACTGtaagattttttgttgttgtttgaatttttgttctgtgtatatgtgtaggtacgctcagaggccacaagaggTCAGCAGTggtctcctggagttggagtggCAGGCAGTTGTGAAGGGCCTAACAGGGCAGGTATTTGGCAAACCCTAGCACTCTTGAGGGTGAAGCAAGCTCTCCTGGCCACTGAGTCACCCCTCCAGGCTCACcacagctttgttttattttacctttaaaagataaaggtttttgttgttgttgttggtggtggtggtggtggtgtttttagggcctggagagatggctctggagtCAAAAGGCACTGGCTGGTCTTtgagaggacatgggttcaattcccaggagccatgtgatgctctcttctggcatccttgggtatcaggcacacacatggtgcacggGCATATGTGCAAGCaaagcactcatatgcataaaatgaaattaaaacggaaaataatatattaaaaaaaatagactctGTTAATGtctctgagtgttttgcctcctgcacgttttttttttttttttttttttttttttttttttttttttattttatttgttttagttttttgggtttttttttttttttttttttttttttttttctgtacaccacacacatgtcCGGTGCCAGCAGAGTACAGAAGCACGCAttaggttccctggaactggagttacgggtggttgtgaactgtcatgtgacTGAAGAGCAGAACCCAGGTCTTtggcaagagcaacaaatgttcttagcctctgagctgtctctccagctcctacagttttgattgcttgtttgctttgctttgctttttcttggttttttttttcaagacagtgtttctctgtgtagctttggctgtcctggaattcattctgtagaccaggctggccttaaactctgccttctgagtgctgggattaaaggtctgtgctcCCACCACCCAGCAAGCTCCCACAGTTGTAACAAATACGGTTACATTTACCTGGTTGTGATGCAAGggtagtatttttttctttatccttatCAACATAGAGCCAAAGCATTGAAACTATAAAATGAAGTTGGCTTATGCATAGTATATACATTGTAAATGTCCAAATTATGACAATGGTAGGAGGAAGAGAtgataggaaaagaaagaaagcccattCTATTCCTCTGTGTATATctagacaaggaaaaaaaaagtctctaaaaGTAGTAACAGGGAAAACCCGCAAATGTTCCATCTTAAGTGAGAGAGATACTTACTGCCTAGAAGATCTGAGTGCACAAACATTACTAAGAAAACCAGCAGGCTGTGACCAGAGGGATGGCAGCCGCTGCGGCCATGACACTGATGGTCCTAGGTCATAGCTGTTGTCAGGGCCTAATctccaggaagacaggaagtcCTGCGTTTCCAGCCATCTCTGTGTGAAGACTGAGGCTGCCAGCCCCACCCACAACTTTTAGCATCAAGAGTGGAGAGCGCCTTGCCCAGTCTTACCACACACTGACAACTCCcctgtcctttaaaaaaatttttttaaatgtgtatgagtacactggaaggcatcggatcccattacagatggttgtgaggcaccatgtggttgctgggatttgaactcagggcctctggtagaacagtcagtgctcttaactgctgagtcatctctccagccctcccctgTCCTTTCTACCCATTTAAGGCCATCCCTCTTTAGCCTCATCTATGAGCACAGCCAGTCTTCTCGGTGAAAAGGCCATCGGCCATCATGCTCTCTCTTCTAGCTGACTGTCCACACCCTTCCAGGTATGTCTCTGTGGTCACtccctgcatgctctttgttCCCTTGTCACAGGTAGCAGACTAGCCTCacagtctctctcttcttcccagtcatttatttagtatttattttatttgtgtattttgagacagaatctcacgaTATAACTCTGACTAGATTGgaactctacctgcctctgctgagaagGTGGGACCAGTCCTTTGCCAGAACTGGGCTCTGTTGGAGACAGaaagcccctcctccaccccccccatacacacaagaATAAGAAGAGTAATCCCCACACTGGCCACCAGATGGCATCAACTAAGGCACAGACAGTCCTACAGTCCCCAGTAGAGAGCCTCACTCAGGCAGGCCCGTCAGATCCCTAATACCAATATCCTTCTGTTTATCTTCCTCAGGCAAAGAAGGGGTGCTTACCCACTGTAGGGAGCAGAGGAACCCTGAGCGAACGAAGCCCTGAATAAATGTGTGTTGACGTGAGCGagccatgtcaaggaccccagAACCTTGCAAAGCCTCCTGCCTATAAACGCTCAGAggcatggcaaagccttcctcttgTCCAATTACGGATGTTGATGGTGTGTGCAGAAAAATGTTCCCCATAGCTTTCTCTGCTAGAATATTTACTGCCCAAAGATTACTCCCAACAGAGATCTGCTAAACTCGCCTTCCCAATCCACAAAtccttgtttatctgtatatATAATAACCCCGCCTCCTGGTGCAGCTGCATGCAATAACCACACCTCCTGGTCCACTCCATATGATAACGACACAACACTCAACTTCTGAGGGCTGCAGTTTCTCCATCTAAGAGCCCAGACCCCATCCCAGCATTCCGTGCAACCCTGTGTTTGTCTTCTCTTCACTCCCTCAATGCCCCTGGTCATGTCCAAGTCCCTAGAGCCAGGCATGGATACGGCGATCCATTCTATCAGCTTTCGAAAGACCCACTTTAAGCAGCTTTTGGTCAACCGACCCTAATATAAAGAAAAGTTCTGTACACCGGGCACAAGGCCAGCAACACAGGACATGAACTCACTCGAACAATGCGGATCCTGCTGTGGGCAGCATCCAGGGTTTTATAAAAGGCCCCCACCACATCTTGGAACTCCTGGGAATTCTCTTCCAGGGCCTCCAGCCTGCCCAAGGGTTCCTTCAGCCCCTGTTCGAACACTgccacacaggaaggaaggacaacAGGGCCATGTTTCAAGCACTAGCTTAAGAGctaacccaccccacccccaccatccccaAGCCCAAAGTATAGACTCACAGTTGGTTTTCGAGGCCTCCAAAGGAAAGGTCAAATTCTCGTCCCAGGGGCCAACAAGCAGAGCGGCTAAGTGGCGAGCCGCGCGGGCAGGCTGGACCCCAAAGCCACGGAGCACAACACATTCGCCATGGAGGGTAACACTCACATCATGACACCTCTCCAGACGAGCCCCAAGCTCCAAGGGTAGCGTGCATCCTTGGAGACTCACTGTCTCCTCCCGAAGGTGTACCTCCAAGGCATTGGATAATTCCCGGTTCAATTCATCCACATCCTGCTCAAAGGATGTGTGCACCACCAGCTGGGCCCCGTCCCCAGTGTCCTCCCCCTGGGCCTCTTCTGCTTCTAACAGGGAGAGGGCCATGGCTCGCCTTAGTGCATTAGCCTCCTGCTGATCAGCTACCTGGCTTTGAGACTCCAAGGACCGGTGGATAGCCAGTTGAAGTGTGGCTTCTTCTTCTAACTGCCTGGGTGCCCTGGTTCTAAGGGCCACAGGCTCCTCCCCAGGCTCAAGTGAGGGgatttcctcctcctgctctacGACAGTCTCTCCTGGTCCTTCAggtttctcctcctccatctccagagGCACCCTGTCCTCCCCTCCAGGTGGGCCCTCCAGGGTAGCCAGCAGCTCTCGGACGTCCTCTAAAAGCAAAAGGAGCACTGGGTCAAGGACTGGGCCCAGTCAGGGGGCTAATGATAAACAATAGGGTGAATTGGAATAGATATAAAAAGATGTAGATCATATTTGTGGGTACAGGGTAGGCCAAAAGGGGGGTCACTGAACAAGTAATAGGGCAGGACAGGGAGGGGACCGTTAAGAAAAGACCGCAGGACGTCCTAGGGATCCCTAGGAGTCCTACCCAGTCTCACGTTCTCTTGATCGATGCCTGTAATGTGGCCATGGAGGACTTGGAGGGCCTCAGTGGGATCTGTCTGTGGGAAGAGGATGTCAGGGTcacagcagaggaggaggcaTCTAGGTCTGgcacgtgaaaaaaaaaaaaaaaaaaaaaaaagacaaaggtagAACTCCATCTTACCCTTTCAGGGTCTATGTCCAGGGTGGCGCGGGCCAGATGTTCTGTCCCAAAGACACACTGGAACTGAGCCTCCAATCCGTGAAGAAGGTGCTGTCCCTCCGCACCCAGCAGGAACCTGGCACTGCCTGGGTGCTTCATGCTCAGCTTGTGACAGCTAATGCTCCCCAGCAGGCTCTGCAGCAACTCCTGGGCTGCCTGGCAGGGGGCCCTGGCTCCACACAGCTGGGGAACCAGAAGGAAGGCAGCTTATGGGTTCAGAGCACACGGGAAAGGTACCTGGACCCCAGTAAGGGAAGAGGCAAAGTTGAGGGgatcctggggggtggggggggttcaCTCACCCGAAAGCCGGTCACATCCATTCCTTCAAGTGGGAAAAGGGCAACTTCTTCCAGGCTGGCAAGGAGGTCCTCATAATAAAGCTGCAGGAAGCG is a window from the Mus pahari chromosome 17, PAHARI_EIJ_v1.1, whole genome shotgun sequence genome containing:
- the Parp10 gene encoding protein mono-ADP-ribosyltransferase PARP10; translated protein: MAEVEAGAALEVRGLPPEIPDELITLYFENHRRSGGGLLLSWQRLGCGGVLIFQDPADAKRVLAQAEHRLHGVRLSLRPAPPRAPERVLLQHLPPGTSPLSLEQHVQALLGAAGHPVQTCRALASPRQDRALVQLSTPLSEAEVCALAEQARNLPLNGATVSLAWVPQTRAVRIVDSASPVDLLLLELYLENERRSGGGPLDGLRSLPGQLGTVISFQQWQVAERVLKQKHWLQGIELSLVPHYDVLEPEALAEGVSGGGHSAMQESGVIGHACTGAGGLAGARTMAVGSGEAPRHLGTLLRPGPVGAPGQAMRIDSDSVRSLEQEEPINPGTAGSPKQTAFISQGSKGSSSPVDPVESFTELPEQVGPMASDSVGVQEQEDLGEVATDSPGQEGLAMESVETGLESSEYGEMQEQEGLVEMVMSVEPGAVRFLQLYYEDLLASLEEVALFPLEGMDVTGFRLCGARAPCQAAQELLQSLLGSISCHKLSMKHPGSARFLLGAEGQHLLHGLEAQFQCVFGTEHLARATLDIDPERTDPTEALQVLHGHITGIDQENVRLEDVRELLATLEGPPGGEDRVPLEMEEEKPEGPGETVVEQEEEIPSLEPGEEPVALRTRAPRQLEEEATLQLAIHRSLESQSQVADQQEANALRRAMALSLLEAEEAQGEDTGDGAQLVVHTSFEQDVDELNRELSNALEVHLREETVSLQGCTLPLELGARLERCHDVSVTLHGECVVLRGFGVQPARAARHLAALLVGPWDENLTFPLEASKTNLFEQGLKEPLGRLEALEENSQEFQDVVGAFYKTLDAAHSRIRIVRVERVSHPLLQQQYQLHRERLMQSCQQRPVEQVLYHGTSESAVLDICAHGFNRSFCGRNGTLYGQGVYFAKRASMSVLDRYSPPNAEGHKAVFVAQVLTGDYGQGSRGLKAPPLRASGQVLRFDSAVDCLQQPRIFVIFHDTQALPTHLITCKNIFPGTP